A window of Streptomyces broussonetiae genomic DNA:
TCGGCCACCTGACATGCCCGTCACCCGTCGCCCGCGAAGGCACCACGCCCCTGCCGCTGGACGCCGGGCCTTCGGGCCTCAGCCGCCCAGCGTCTCGCTCTCGGCGATGCGCACCCCGCGGGCCCAGTCGGCCGCCCGCATCGGCTTCTTGCCCTGGGCCTGCACCCAGAGCAGCTCGACGGCGTACGAACCCGTTCCCACGTGCACGCTGTTCTTGCCGGCGGCCACCCGGCCCGGTGCGAGGTCGGTGCGCTCGGGCACCGGCGTGACCTGGATCAGCTTGAGCCGCTCGCCGCGGAAGGTGGTCCAGGCGCCGGGTGCCGGGGTGCAGCCGCGCACGACGCGGTCCACACGCAGCGCGGGCGCGGCCCAGTCCACCTGGGCGTCCTCGACGGTGATCTTGGGCGCGACGGTGATGCCGTCGGCCGGCTGCGGTACGGCCTTCAGGGTGCCGTCCTCGATGCCGTCCATGGTCGCGGCGAGCAGCCCGGCGCCGGCGAAGGCGAGCCGGGTGAGCAGGTCACCGCTGGTGTCGGTGGACCGGACCTCCTCGGTGACGGTGCCGTAGACGGGTCCGGAGTCGAGCCCTTCCTCGATGAGGAAGGTGGAGGCGCCGGTGATCTCGTCGCCCGCCATGATCGCGTGCTGCACGGGCGCCGCCCCGCGCCAGGCGGGCAGCAGCGAGAAGTGCAGATTGACCCAGCCGTGCGCCGGGATGTCGAGGGCCACCTTGGGCAGCAGGGCGCCGTAGGCGACGACCGGGCAGCAGTCCGGGGCGATCTCCTTCAGCCGCTCCAGGAACTCCGGGTCGCGCGGCTTGAGGGGCTTGAGCACCTCGATCCCTGCCTCCTCCGCCCGCTCGGCCACGGGCGACGCGACCAGCCTGCGCCCGCGTCCGGCCGGTGCGTCGGGCCGCGTGACGACGGCGGCCACCTCGTGCCTCCCGGAGGCGATCAGAGCGTCCAGGGCGGGAACTGCGACCTCGGGGGTACCGGCGAAGACGAGCTTCATGGGCGGGATCGGGCCTCTCGGGCGGGGGTTGGACGGGCAGCGCACCAGTCTATGACCACCGACGTGCGGACGCCGACGGCGAGCGATCCGCACAGGTTGTCCAGCCTGTCAGCCGACGGGAAACGGGCCGGCGCGCAGAAGGGAGGAGAACAATTCCGGCACCACAGACAGGCGCGCGCACGCCTGCCCGGCGTACGCATATGCCCGTACGCCCCCACCCCGTGACCAGCCGAGCGCACACGCGTTGGTCAAGAAAGAGTTGACCACATCGGGCCGCTTTCGCGGCCCAATTCCTTTCAACGCCGGTTCGAGAGGCTTGTTCATGGCCGACCACGCAACCCACGACGCCCAGGCCCGGGCCAGCCTGCACTTGCTGGTGCGGGACATCGAGCGGGTCCGCCGGCAGGTGGACGCACTGCGCACGCTCACCGCCCAACTGGGCAACGTCTACCGCCCTCGCCGCTCCGGCCCGTCCACAGGCTTCGTCGTCTACGGACGTGCCCCCGCCCCGACGGTCCGGCTCGCCCAGGAACTCCGCGACAGCGTGGAAACCCTGGTCACGGCCGCCGTGGACTTCGACCGCTCACTCGGCTTCTCGTGGGACGCCGTGGGCTCGGCGCTCGGAGTCACCAAGCAGGCGGTGCACCGCCGTTACGGCGCCCGCCGCGCGACGGCCCAGGCCGCCGCCGAGGCCGAGCGGGCGCCCGAGCCGTCCGGCACACGCACACTCAACGCCAACTCGGGCCTGCCGTCGGTGCCCACGGTCCCCGCGGCCCGCTCCATGCCCACCCAGCCGACCGCGGGCAGCCCCGCACTGCGCGACGAGGCCCGCCCGACGGCCTTCCCCGGTCCGCGCAACGGCTGACGCCCCGCTCTGCCCTCCCGGCCCCTTTCCGGGAGGGCAATCCTGTCTCGACGGCTCTCTCCCCCACGGCATCCCCCTGCTCCTCCCCTCAGCGGAACTGCCGGCCGGTCCGTCATTCGATCCGTCATCCGATGTCCGGCGGATCGACGCGCACCCGAACCGCCTCCCCGCTCCCGCTCCCCCGCGCCATCCGAGCGGCCTGCGCGGTCTTGAGCGCGAAGGCCAGCGCCGCCCCGCTCCCTGGCGGTACCCGGACCAGCGCCCGGTCCCAGTGCTCACCGGCGGGCGGCCCCCCGGGTCTACGTGGCCTGCCGGGCGGTGTCGGCGGCACGGGCACCGGCCCCAACACCTCGGCGTCCGGCGGCAGTTCGACCGAGGTCAGGAACTCGGCCACGGCCTCGGGCGGCCCGCTGACGGCCGCCATCCGGGACACCGGCGGGAAGCCCAGCTCGGCCCGCTCGGCCAGTTCCCTGACCGCATGCCCGACGGGGTCCCAGCGCACCAGCGCCTGCACCGGCCGCAGCGTCGGCTCGGCCACCACGACCACGGTGCCGCCCTCGCTCTGCGGCCGGACCAGCGCACCCGCCGCGATCCACCGGCGCAGCGCATCCTCACCGGCCCGCAGGTCGGGGCGTACGAGCATGGCCCAGCCGTCCAGCAGCAGGGCCGCCGCGTAACCGCCCTCGGCGACGGGTTCGGCGCCCGGGGTGCTCACCACCAGCGCGGGCGTGCCCGGGACGGTGTCCAGGACGTGTTCGCGCCCCGAGGTCCGCACCGGTACGGCGGGAAAGGCGCGGCCCAGTTCCTCGGCCGTCCGCCGCGCCCCCACGACCTGGGCGCGCAGCCGGAAGCCACCGCACTCCGGGCAGTGCCACGCGCCCTCGTCGCGTCCGCACCAGTCGCACCGCAGCACCCTCGCGTCCTGTCCCTGGAGCGGCCCTGAACAGTGCCGGCAGCGGGCGGGCGCCCGGCACTGGGCGCAGGCCATACGGGGTGCGTAGCCACGCCGGGGCACCTGCACTAGCACCGGCCCGTGCCGCAGCCCCTCCCGGGCCGCCTGCCAGGCGAGGGTCGGCAGCCGGGCGGCGCGGGCGGCCTCGTCACGCGCGAGGTCTTCGTCCCCGACCGTCCGGACCAGGGGCGCGGCCCGCCGTACCTCCTCGCGGCCGGCGACCAGCGGCCGGGCCCAGCCGCTCTCGACCAGCTGGGCGGCCTCCACCGTGCAGCCGAATCCACCGAGCAGGAAGGCGCACTTGTCCAGCGCGGCGCGCAGCAGCAGCACGTCGCGCGCGTGCGGCTGCGGGGCATGCTGCTCGCTGAGGTTGTCGTCGCCGTCGTCCCAGACGGCGACGAGCCCGAGATCCCGCACGGGCGCGAACATGGCCGCCCGCGTCCCGACAACGGCCCGTACGGATCCGCGCCGCACCGCGAGCCACTGCGCGTACCGCTTCTCGGGCCCCGCGTCGGCGGTGAGCAACGCATGCCGGCCCGCGCCGAGCAGCGCGGTGAGCGCGGCGTCGACCCGCGCGGCGGCCCGCCCGTCCGGTACGACGACGAGGGCGCCGCGGCCCGAGGCGAGCGTGGCGGCGACGGCCCGGGCCAGTTCCTCGCTCCACGACGGGCCCGGCAGCGCGTTCCAGACGGCCCTGGGTGCTCCGCCCGAGGCCAGCGCCTCGAGAAAGGCACCCCCGTGTTCGTACCGCGCCCAGGAGCCGGCGTCCGGGGCGTCCGGCGGTGGCAGCGGCACGGGCGACGGCCGCTGCTCGGCACGTGCACTGCGTGGCGGCACGGCCAGCTGGAGCACATCGGCGAGGCTCCCCGCGTAGCGGTCGGCGACGGCCCGGGCGAGGCCCAGCAGTTCCTCGCTCAGCACCGGCTCGGGCGACACGACCTGGGCGAGCGCGGCAAGGGGCCCGGAGTAGTCGGACTCGGCCCGGCGCTCGACGAGGAACCCGTCGATGAGCCCGCCGCCCTCGCGCCGCCCCTCGCGCACCCGGTGCCGTCCGGCTCCGAACCGCACCCGCACCCGCACTCCGGGCTGCGCCTGCGCGTCCAGTTCCTCGGGCACGGCGTAGTCGAAGTACCGGTCGAGGTGCAGTACCCCCTTGTCGACCAGCACCCGCGCGACGGGCAGCTCCTTGGCGAGCGCGGCCCCCCGCCAGGTGCGCGGCTTGGCACGCGGCGTCTTCGCCTCCCGCACGCTCTCCCGAATGAACGCGAGCTGCTCCGGCGGCGCACCCTCGGCGCCGCCGTCCCCTTCCGCTCGGAACACCCCGTTCTCGCTGCTCACGCTTGCATTCTTACCAAACCGCACTGACAACGGCCCCGGCCGCCGTGGGCCGCTGTGCACACGCCGAGGCCCGGCTCCCCCGAGGGAAGCCGGGCCTCGGCGAGAAGGAGGTGCCGGCTCAGAGGCCCGCGGCCTTGCGGAGGGCGTCCACGCGGTCGGTGCGCTCCCAGGTGAAGTCGGGCAGCTCACGGCCGAAGTGGCCGTAGGCCGCGGTCTGGGCGTAGATCGGGCGGAGCAGGTCGAGGTCACGGATGATCGCGGCCGGGCGCAGGTCGAAGACGGCGTCGATGGCCTTCTCGATCTTCTCGGTCTCGACCTTGTTGGTGCCGAAGGTCTCCACGAAGAGGCCGACGGGCTCGGCCTTGCCGATGGCGTACGCCACCTGGACCTCGCAGCGGGAGGCCAGGCCGGCCGCCACGACGTTCTTCGCCACCCAGCGCATCGCGTACGCGGCGGAGCGGTCCACCTTGGACGGGTCCTTGCCGGAGAAGGCTCCGCCACCGTGCCGGGCCATGCCGCCGTAGGTGTCGATGATGATCTTGCGGCCGGTCAGGCCGGCGTCGCCCATCGGGCCGCCGATCTCGAAACGGCCGGTCGGGTTGACCAGCAGGCGGTAGCCCTCGGTGTCCAGCTTGATGCCCTCGTCCAGCAGGGCCTTCAGCTCCGGCTCCACGACGAACTCGCGGATGTCGGGAGCGAGCAGCGACTCCAGGTCGATGTCGGAGGCGTGCTGCGAGGAGACGACGACCGTGTCGAGGCGGACGGCCTTGTCGCCGTCGTACTCGATGGTGACCTGCGTCTTGCCGTCGGGGCGCAGGTAGGGGATGGTGCCGTTCTTGCGGACCTCGGACAGGCGCTTGGACAGGCGGTGCGCCAGGAAGATCGGCAGCGGCATGAGGGTCGGCGTCTCGTCGGAGGCGTAGCCGAACATCAGGCCCTGGTCGCCCGCGCCCTGCTTGTCCAGCTCGTCCTCGTCGCCCTCGACCCGGGACTCGTAGGCCGTGTCCACGCCCTGCGCGATGTCCGGGGACTGCGCACCGATGGAGACCGACACGCCGCAGGAGGCGCCGTCGAAGCCCTTCTTGGAGGAGTCGTAGCCGATCTCGAGGATCTTGCCACGGACAAGGGTTGCGATGTCCGCGTAGGCCTTGGTCGTGACCTCGCCGGCCACATGCACGAGGCCGGTGGTGATCAGCGTCTCGACGGCGACCCGGGAGGTCGGGTCCTCCCGCAGAAGCGCGTCGAGAATGGTGTCGCTGATCTGGTCAGCGATCTTGTCGGGGTGACCCTCGGTCACGGACTCCGAGGTGAACAGGCGACGGGACACAACGCTCCCTGTGGTTGCAGCGGCTGCTGGCTGATCATTTGCAGTCGGCACGAGGGCTGCGCCCGGTGCCGACCCTGAACAGTTTATCGGTCGCGCTCGCGCTGTGGGTCACCGTCTCGCCTCTCGGGAGCGCTGTGACCTGCGGCACGGGCATTCTGCACAATGCCGGGCCGCCTTGGCCAGGGTCGCCACACGCGAATTGATCGCTTCTCGTGCGCGCCCCCAGCGGGTGCACACGAGACGCGCGCCGCTCAGCCCAGACGCTGTGCGACCAGGTCCCAGACGGTGTCACCCAGGGCTTCTTTCGGTCCGTACGGCACGAGGGTCTCGCTTCCGTCGGCGCCGAGCACAACGGCTTCGTTCTCCTCGGATCCGAACGTCTTGCGTTCTCCCACCTCGTTGACCACCAGCAGGTCACAGCCCTTACGGGCGAGCTTGGTGCGGCCGTTGGCGAGCACGTCGTCGGTCTCGGCGGCGAAGCCGACGATCACCTGGCCCGGGCGGGCGCGGTCGGCCGAAATCTCCGCGAGGATGTCCGGATTTCGCACCAGGACGATCGGGTCGGGGTCCTTGCCGTCCTTCTTCTTGATCTTCCCGGCGGCGTAGCTCGCCGGGCGGAAGTCGGCGACGGCGGCGGCCATGACGACCGCGTCGGCGTCCGCGGCCGCCTTCAGGACGGCCTCGCGCAGCTGGACGGCCGTGCCGACCGGGACGACGTCCACGCCCGCCGGGTCG
This region includes:
- a CDS encoding primosomal protein N': MSSENGVFRAEGDGGAEGAPPEQLAFIRESVREAKTPRAKPRTWRGAALAKELPVARVLVDKGVLHLDRYFDYAVPEELDAQAQPGVRVRVRFGAGRHRVREGRREGGGLIDGFLVERRAESDYSGPLAALAQVVSPEPVLSEELLGLARAVADRYAGSLADVLQLAVPPRSARAEQRPSPVPLPPPDAPDAGSWARYEHGGAFLEALASGGAPRAVWNALPGPSWSEELARAVAATLASGRGALVVVPDGRAAARVDAALTALLGAGRHALLTADAGPEKRYAQWLAVRRGSVRAVVGTRAAMFAPVRDLGLVAVWDDGDDNLSEQHAPQPHARDVLLLRAALDKCAFLLGGFGCTVEAAQLVESGWARPLVAGREEVRRAAPLVRTVGDEDLARDEAARAARLPTLAWQAAREGLRHGPVLVQVPRRGYAPRMACAQCRAPARCRHCSGPLQGQDARVLRCDWCGRDEGAWHCPECGGFRLRAQVVGARRTAEELGRAFPAVPVRTSGREHVLDTVPGTPALVVSTPGAEPVAEGGYAAALLLDGWAMLVRPDLRAGEDALRRWIAAGALVRPQSEGGTVVVVAEPTLRPVQALVRWDPVGHAVRELAERAELGFPPVSRMAAVSGPPEAVAEFLTSVELPPDAEVLGPVPVPPTPPGRPRRPGGPPAGEHWDRALVRVPPGSGAALAFALKTAQAARMARGSGSGEAVRVRVDPPDIG
- the fmt gene encoding methionyl-tRNA formyltransferase yields the protein MKLVFAGTPEVAVPALDALIASGRHEVAAVVTRPDAPAGRGRRLVASPVAERAEEAGIEVLKPLKPRDPEFLERLKEIAPDCCPVVAYGALLPKVALDIPAHGWVNLHFSLLPAWRGAAPVQHAIMAGDEITGASTFLIEEGLDSGPVYGTVTEEVRSTDTSGDLLTRLAFAGAGLLAATMDGIEDGTLKAVPQPADGITVAPKITVEDAQVDWAAPALRVDRVVRGCTPAPGAWTTFRGERLKLIQVTPVPERTDLAPGRVAAGKNSVHVGTGSYAVELLWVQAQGKKPMRAADWARGVRIAESETLGG
- the metK gene encoding methionine adenosyltransferase; protein product: MSRRLFTSESVTEGHPDKIADQISDTILDALLREDPTSRVAVETLITTGLVHVAGEVTTKAYADIATLVRGKILEIGYDSSKKGFDGASCGVSVSIGAQSPDIAQGVDTAYESRVEGDEDELDKQGAGDQGLMFGYASDETPTLMPLPIFLAHRLSKRLSEVRKNGTIPYLRPDGKTQVTIEYDGDKAVRLDTVVVSSQHASDIDLESLLAPDIREFVVEPELKALLDEGIKLDTEGYRLLVNPTGRFEIGGPMGDAGLTGRKIIIDTYGGMARHGGGAFSGKDPSKVDRSAAYAMRWVAKNVVAAGLASRCEVQVAYAIGKAEPVGLFVETFGTNKVETEKIEKAIDAVFDLRPAAIIRDLDLLRPIYAQTAAYGHFGRELPDFTWERTDRVDALRKAAGL